Genomic segment of Acinetobacter larvae:
GATGGAAAATGCTCAGCGCAGCATGCAGCAACTGTTTCAGGATGAAGACTATAGTGATCAGCAAAAACTCGCCTTGACCTGTCGTATTTTATTTGACCATGGTCATGATGCTGGGCTGGCTGGGCAAATCACTAGCCGTAGCGCAAAAGGCAATACGTTTATTACCCAGCGCTTTGGTTTAGGGTTTGATGAAATTACTGCAGCTAATTTATTAGAAGTAGATCAAGACCTTAAGCCTTTAAATGGTGAAGGTATGGCCAATCCAGCCAACCGTTTTCATACTTGGATTTATAAAGAGCATCCTGAGGTGAATTGTATTATTCATACGCATCCGACACATGTGGCCGCATTGTCGATGTTAAGAGTGCCTTTAATTGTTTCACATATGGACACGTGTGCCTTATATGAAGATTGTTCTTTTGTGGAAGATTGGCCAGGCGTACCTGTGGGCAATGAAGAAGGCATTTTTATTTCTGCAGCATTAGGCAAAAATCGTGCAGTTTTATTGTCGCATCATGGGCAGCTGGTCACGGGAAAAACCATTGAAGAAGCATGTAATTTGGCGATTTTAATTGAACGTACTGCGCGTTTACAGCTGTTAGCGATGGCAGCTGGACAAATTCAACAGATTCCTCATGATTTGGCGAAAGAAGCACACGATTGGGTTTCTACGGACAAACGCAATAAGGTCAACTTTGCTTATTATGCGCGTCAGGCTTTACAAAAACATGCAGATTGTATCGAGGGTTAAGTGATGAAATTAGAAGGAATTATTGCTTATCCAGTGACACCATTTAAAGGTGCAGAGCAGGTGCTTGATTTGGAGGCATTGCATATTACGCTCAATGCGTTATTGGAACAGCAATGTGATGCGATTGCCCCATTGGGCAGTGCTGGTGAAAGCGCTTATCTGTCTTGGTCAGAATGGCAAGAGGTGGCAAAAACCAGCATTGCAGTGGTCAACCATCGCGTACCGGTGATCTTGGGTATTTCTGAATTGACCACAAACATGGCCATTCAAAAAGCCAAAAAAGCTGAAGAATTGGGTGCCGATGTGATTATGGTGATGCCTATTTCTTATTGGAAGTTGAGTGATCAGGAAATATATGAGTATTATCAGCAGATTGCGGCTGAAACTAGTTTACCGATCATGGTTTATAATAACCCAGCGACCAGTGGCGTGGACATGTCCCCTGAACTGATCAGTAGAATGTTCCAAGAAATTGATAATATTTGTATGGTCAAAGACAGTACCGGTGATATTCAGCGTATGCATAAATTTTATGAGCTGAATCATGGTGAATTACCATTTTACAATGGTTGTAACCCGCTGGCATTGGAAGCTTTTTGTGCTGGAGCGAGTGGCTGGTGTACAGTTGCACCGAATCTGTTGGGTAAATTACCCAGCCAACTTTATCAAGCCGTGATGACGGGTGATTTAGAACAAGCTCAGGCATTGTTTTATAAACAGCTTCCAGTATTACGTTTTATTGTACAAGGTGGCTTACCCAAAACCATTAAAGCGGGTCTAAATAGCATGGGCTTTGCTGTAGGAAATCCGCGTAAACCTTTACAAAAAGCCAGCCCTGCTCAGCTAGAGCAGTTGCAAGCATTAATAAAATCTGCCACAACGGCTTAACCGGTGCGACAACTGCTATGGAGGCTTATTGACATCGATATAGCAGTTGTTGTTTTAATCTAAATGCTGTTGCATATCATCAATAATGATAAGACAAGGGAAGGTTGATGCTAAATATCGCGA
This window contains:
- a CDS encoding dihydrodipicolinate synthase family protein, with the protein product MKLEGIIAYPVTPFKGAEQVLDLEALHITLNALLEQQCDAIAPLGSAGESAYLSWSEWQEVAKTSIAVVNHRVPVILGISELTTNMAIQKAKKAEELGADVIMVMPISYWKLSDQEIYEYYQQIAAETSLPIMVYNNPATSGVDMSPELISRMFQEIDNICMVKDSTGDIQRMHKFYELNHGELPFYNGCNPLALEAFCAGASGWCTVAPNLLGKLPSQLYQAVMTGDLEQAQALFYKQLPVLRFIVQGGLPKTIKAGLNSMGFAVGNPRKPLQKASPAQLEQLQALIKSATTA
- a CDS encoding aldolase — encoded protein: MQTAQLDKKQLMENAQRSMQQLFQDEDYSDQQKLALTCRILFDHGHDAGLAGQITSRSAKGNTFITQRFGLGFDEITAANLLEVDQDLKPLNGEGMANPANRFHTWIYKEHPEVNCIIHTHPTHVAALSMLRVPLIVSHMDTCALYEDCSFVEDWPGVPVGNEEGIFISAALGKNRAVLLSHHGQLVTGKTIEEACNLAILIERTARLQLLAMAAGQIQQIPHDLAKEAHDWVSTDKRNKVNFAYYARQALQKHADCIEG